From one Lotus japonicus ecotype B-129 chromosome 3, LjGifu_v1.2 genomic stretch:
- the LOC130745741 gene encoding CBL-interacting serine/threonine-protein kinase 5-like: MVPENPRNIIFNKYEMGRVLGQGNFAKVYHGRNLATNENVAIKVIKKEKLKKDRLVKQIKREVSVMRLVRHPHIVELKEVMATKGKIFLVMEYVKGGELFTKVNKGKLNEDDARKYFQQLISAVDFCHSRGVTHRDLKPENLLLDENEDLKVSDFGLSALPEQRRDDGMLVTPCGTPAYVAPEVLKKKGYDGSKADIWSCGVILYALLSGYLPFQGENVMRIYRKAFKAEYEFPEWISPQAKNLISNLLVADPEKRYSIPEIISDPWFQYGFMRPLAFSMKESAVGEDSTIDHFGGEEEEVPELVAAMGKPARPFYNAFEIISSLSHGFDLRSLFETRKRSPSMFISKYSASAVVAKLEGMAKKLNFRVTGKKEFTVRMQGMKEGRKGKLAMTMEVFEVAPEVAVVEFSKSAGDTLEYVKFCEEQVRPSLKDIVWSWQGDSN, encoded by the coding sequence atggTTCCAGAAAATCCCAGAAACATAATCTTCAACAAATACGAGATGGGTCGTGTTCTAGGGCAAGGAAACTTCGCCAAGGTCTACCATGGCAGAAACCTCGCCACAAACGAAAACGTCGCCATCAAAGTCATCAAgaaagagaagctcaagaaggACAGGCTTGTGAAGCAGATCAAGCGTGAGGTTTCCGTCATGCGCCTCGTTCGCCACCCTCACATCGTTGAGCTCAAAGAAGTCATGGCCACCAAGGGGAAAATCTTCCTCGTCATGGAGTATGTCAAAGGCGGCGAGCTTTTCACCAAGGTCAACAAGGGCAAGCTGAATGAAGACGATGCTAGGAAGTATTTTCAGCAGTTGATAAGTGCTGTGGATTTCTGCCATAGCCGCGGCGTCACCCACCGTGATCTCAAGCCGGAGAATCTACTCCTGGATGAGAATGAGGATCTTAAGGTTTCCGATTTCGGCCTCTCCGCGTTGCCGGAGCAGCGGCGGGATGATGGGATGCTTGTTACGCCGTGCGGTACACCGGCTTATGTCGCGCCGGAGGTTCTGAAGAAGAAGGGGTATGATGGTTCTAAGGCTGATATATGGTCTTGTGGGGTTATCCTATATGCTTTGCTTTCTGGGTATCTTCCTTTTCAAGGGGAGAATGTGATGAGGATTTATAGGAAGGCTTTCAAGGCTGAATATGAGTTTCCTGAATGGATTTCGCCTCAGGCGAAGAATTTGATTTCGAATCTGCTGGTTGCTGATCCTGAGAAGAGGTATTCAATCCCTGAGATCATCAGTGATCCTTGGTTCCAATATGGGTTCATGAGACCCCTTGCTTTTTCGATGAAGGAGTCTGCGGTTGGGGAAGACAGCACCATTGATCATTTTGGTGGGGAGGAGGAAGAGGTGCCTGAATTGGTGGCTGCAATGGGGAAGCCTGCGCGCCCGTTTTATAATGCGTTCGAGATAATTTCGTCGCTGTCGCACGGGTTTGATCTTAGGAGCTTGTTTGAGACGAGGAAGCGGTCGccttctatgttcatatcaaaaTACTCAGCGTCCGCGGTGGTGGCGAAGCTTGAGGGGATGGCGAAGAAGCTGAATTTCAGGGTCACGGGGAAGAAGGAGTTCACGGTGAGGATGCAGGGGATGAAGGAGGGGAGGAAAGGGAAGCTGGCAATGACAATGGAGGTGTTTGAGGTGGCACCAGAGGTGGCGGTGGTTGAGTTTTCTAAGTCTGCTGGAGACACGCTGGAGTATGTTAAGTTCTGTGAGGAACAAGTGAGACCTTCCCTCAAAGACATTGTTTGGAGCTGGCAGGGTGATAGTAACTAA